A part of Prolixibacteraceae bacterium genomic DNA contains:
- a CDS encoding type IX secretion system membrane protein PorP/SprF has product MISKLFKFSILFITLCTIRFNAMAQQDGMNSQYFFHKMYINPGYAGTIDEIQSTLTRRDQWVNIPGSPKTTSIMVHGPMGEYNFGVGGIFILDQLGPESKSSFLLNVSYQIHINYKVKLSLGIQAGLISDNIRWEDIEVKDKYDPLVYEQENSSRYSPDFNVGIYLYGLSWYAGVSARHLTQSEYAYSEGTVYKSAYSLLSRHIYLFSGVIFPLTRDHSIYMKPSFMLKYLQSTGIQYDVTTNFLFMNRFWLGATYRNTKSIIAMTAFNITPSITLGYSYDIDLGKTLKFGSNSHEVMISYSLKDKKRIINPRQF; this is encoded by the coding sequence ATGATATCTAAACTATTTAAATTTAGCATACTCTTTATTACTCTATGTACAATACGGTTTAATGCCATGGCCCAACAAGATGGGATGAATAGTCAGTATTTTTTTCATAAAATGTATATAAATCCTGGTTATGCTGGAACCATCGATGAAATTCAATCGACATTGACAAGACGAGATCAGTGGGTCAATATTCCAGGATCTCCCAAGACGACCTCAATAATGGTACATGGTCCCATGGGAGAATACAATTTTGGGGTTGGAGGTATTTTTATATTAGACCAACTTGGCCCAGAGAGTAAGAGCTCATTTCTACTGAATGTTTCTTACCAAATTCATATCAATTACAAGGTAAAGCTATCATTAGGAATTCAAGCGGGATTAATTAGTGACAACATTCGATGGGAAGATATAGAGGTAAAAGATAAGTATGATCCTCTTGTTTATGAACAGGAGAATAGTAGCCGATACTCTCCTGATTTTAATGTAGGGATATACTTATACGGATTATCATGGTATGCAGGTGTTTCAGCGAGACATTTAACCCAGAGTGAGTATGCATATTCAGAAGGTACGGTATACAAAAGTGCGTATAGTCTATTATCTAGACATATCTATCTATTCAGTGGTGTAATATTTCCACTTACTAGGGATCACTCTATATACATGAAGCCATCGTTTATGTTGAAATATCTTCAATCCACAGGTATACAGTATGATGTTACTACAAATTTTCTTTTTATGAACCGTTTTTGGCTCGGAGCGACCTATAGGAATACCAAAAGTATTATCGCAATGACTGCATTCAATATAACTCCATCAATCACACTAGGATACTCCTACGATATTGATCTGGGTAAGACATTAAAATTTGGTAGTAACAGTCATGAAGTAATGATTAGTTACAGTTTGAAAGATAAGAAAAGAATCATTAACCCTAGACAGTTTTAA